CGCACCTCCGCCTCGGTGCCGGTGGCGATCCGCCTGGTGACGATCGAGAAGGGCATCAACGCCTGGATCGAGGAGTACGAACCCGACGCGGTCGCCGTCGAGCGGGTCTTCGCCCGCTCCGACGTCAGCACGGTGATGGGCACCGCGCAGGCCAGTGGTCTGGCCCTCGTGGCCGCCGCCCGCCGGGGCATCCCGGTCGCCCTGCACACCCCCAGCGAGGTCAAGGCGGCCGTGAGCGGCAACGGCCGTGCCGACAAGGCCCAGGTGGGCGCGATGGTCGCTCGGTTGCTGCGGCTCGACGCCCCGCCCAAGCCGGCCGACGCCGCCGACGCCCTGGCCCTGGCCATCTGTCACATCTGGCGCGGAGGGGCCCAGGCGCGCATCGACGCCGCGGTCGCCGCCGCGGGGAGGAGAACGCCATGATCGCCTTCGTCAACGGCACGGTCGCCTCGGTGGGCCTCGCCTCGGTGGTGCTCGAGGTGGGCGGCGTGGGGCTCGAGCTCCAGTGCGCGCCGAACACCCTGGCCACGTTGCGGATCGGGCACCGGGCGCAGCTCCCCACCAGCATGGTCGTGCGCGAGGAGTCGCTGACGCTGTTCGGGTTCCTCGACGACGACGAGAAGTCCGTCTTCGAGCTGCTCCAGACCGCCAGCGGCGTGGGGCCCAAGCTGGCGCAGGCCATGCTCGCCGTCCACTCACCCGACCAGCTGCGTCGGGCGGTGACCACCGAGGACGTCAAGACGCTGACCACCGTGCCCGGGATCGGCCAGAAGGGTGCCCAGCGGATCATTCTCGAGCTCAAGGACCGCATCGGGCCGCCCACCGGCTCGACCGGCGCGGCCGCGCCGGCCCATGCCCGGGACGCCGCCTGGCGAGAGCAGGTGCACGGCGGTCTGGTCGGGCTCGGCTGGTCGACCAGGGAGGCCGACAAGGCCGTCGAGGCGGTCGCGCCCGAGGCGCAGGCCGCTCGTGACGGCGGCGCCGAGCCGGACGTCGCCGCTCTGCTCCGGGCGGCCCTGCGGACGCTGAGCCGGGCATGAGCCGGATGCGCCACGAGCGCGGTGAGGCCGGGGTGCCGGGGCTGTCCGGGCTGCCGGGGGAGAACGACCTGAGTGCCGCCGAGCTGGAGTACGTCGAGAGCCGGGCGGTCGTGGCGGCCGAGGCGGAGGGTGACGAGCGCGCCGTCGAGGCGGCCCTGCGACCGCGTCGACTCGACGACGTCATCGGCCAGGACCGCGTGCGCGAGCAGCTGTCCCTGGTCCTGCAGGCCGCGCTGGGCAGGGACCGCGCCCCCGACCACGTGCTGCTCTCCGGGCCGCCGGGCCTCGGCAAGACCACCCTCGCGATGATCATCGCCGCCGAGATGGGCAGCCCCCTGCGGTTGACCTCCGGTCCGGCGATCACGCACGCCGGCGACCTGGCGGCC
The DNA window shown above is from Nocardioides mesophilus and carries:
- the ruvC gene encoding crossover junction endodeoxyribonuclease RuvC; this translates as MRVLGIDPGLTRCGMGVVEGDVGRPLRLVDVNVLRTSASVPVAIRLVTIEKGINAWIEEYEPDAVAVERVFARSDVSTVMGTAQASGLALVAAARRGIPVALHTPSEVKAAVSGNGRADKAQVGAMVARLLRLDAPPKPADAADALALAICHIWRGGAQARIDAAVAAAGRRTP
- the ruvA gene encoding Holliday junction branch migration protein RuvA, coding for MIAFVNGTVASVGLASVVLEVGGVGLELQCAPNTLATLRIGHRAQLPTSMVVREESLTLFGFLDDDEKSVFELLQTASGVGPKLAQAMLAVHSPDQLRRAVTTEDVKTLTTVPGIGQKGAQRIILELKDRIGPPTGSTGAAAPAHARDAAWREQVHGGLVGLGWSTREADKAVEAVAPEAQAARDGGAEPDVAALLRAALRTLSRA